From a single Planctellipticum variicoloris genomic region:
- a CDS encoding ComEA family DNA-binding protein: MNTVAPALPDVVAPPPAKSTEVALPPQTTPEKSPVGAVCWGLSQGDRWFLGGCGGLAILLLAAHLAIRDRWGTPTIEVASLHPREWHYSVEINSATWVEWLQLPDIGEALAHRIVDDRDERGPFRSVEDVSRVRGVGPKTLAQIRPFLRLDSDPVAANPAPQ, translated from the coding sequence GTGAACACCGTCGCCCCGGCATTGCCAGACGTCGTCGCCCCGCCTCCCGCGAAGTCGACGGAAGTCGCTCTGCCACCGCAGACGACTCCGGAGAAGTCGCCCGTCGGCGCTGTCTGCTGGGGACTTTCGCAAGGCGATCGCTGGTTTCTTGGTGGATGCGGGGGGCTGGCGATCCTGCTGCTGGCCGCGCATCTGGCAATCAGGGACCGCTGGGGAACTCCGACCATTGAGGTCGCCAGCCTGCATCCCCGCGAGTGGCACTACTCCGTCGAAATCAACTCGGCCACCTGGGTGGAGTGGCTGCAGCTCCCTGACATCGGCGAGGCTCTGGCGCACAGGATTGTCGATGACCGCGATGAGCGAGGACCGTTTCGCAGCGTCGAGGATGTCTCCCGCGTGCGGGGCGTCGGTCCGAAGACGCTGGCGCAGATCCGTCCGTTCCTCCGTCTGGACTCCGACCCCGTTGCTGCGAACCCGGCTCCGCAATGA
- a CDS encoding DUF2309 domain-containing protein — translation MSTVTEPRPAKPTPSDRATLQASHLEHVIGYAANLLPIQGPITVFVALNTLQALENLPFDEGVQHGARLFDCQPYLPEQRYREALLRGRIRVEDLEAVLRQDLGSDADQHVFDDESRFDLRLAMLRYGLQTAPAAELRWFIGQTDALAYFRREVSLQSRQEMIDDTRRWVMRDLRVALQPDHAPDPHDRQFPRAILELIQRFGGSSIELWSDETWEAFTLQALLRICRGGVHGVRGHFEPSAWRSRPRDLLLEATGFDTDLLVHEVLIKFCAGFLDQGISNWPMPHRDDGFFRAFVAMYGQGGGPPDRWRESLPAELQRIKAAGLSPLESIAESLKLLGVPEPEWAPFITSTLLALRGWAGMIHQVETRPDRVAIPAPPGTLVEFLAVRLILERIALAYAAGKHLNFRGPLSEVSDAAHERIPRHEPVSLDQRAFQVFQLAQLLDWKPKHLQSLSKSEWARLVPEIEKFSSMERRRLFSRAYERRYRLRTLDAISVHSAGGLRRSSGLRFQTISCLDDREESFRRHLEELAPDVETFGVAGFFMAPMYYRGVADAHFVPLCPIVMRPQNWVSEEAVDAADGNYARQVKTRRLLGTATHQLHQGTRTFAGGALLTAALGPLASIPLVARVLFPRMVARLRQSARRLVQPPTTTRLQLERTDPTPGPENGHVGYNLDEMANMSERLLRDIGLTVSFARTVIVMGHGSDSVNNPHKAAYDCGACGGWAGGPNARAVAQMLNDRRVREKLRDRGIDIPPETVFVGSLHDTCNDSVIYFDLERMPERHRAEFDEIREIIEQTLDRNAHERCRRFQSAPLSLSFAEARRHVESRAEDLAQPRPELGHQSLTMCIVGRRERTRGLFLDRRAFLASYNPEQDDAESSTLTRVLLPVFPVCSGIILQYHFSRTDSPGWGSGSKLPHNVTSLLGVMDGAASDLRTGLPWQGVEIHEPMRLLIVVETTPERMTKIMERNPSIDQLVRNEWVQLAILNPDSSQIHVYNRGKYEPYRPTTTELPQVTSSVDWYRGWRDHLEFAEIVPSPPV, via the coding sequence ATGAGTACAGTGACCGAGCCGCGCCCGGCGAAACCCACTCCATCCGACCGGGCGACGCTCCAGGCGTCTCACCTTGAGCACGTCATCGGCTACGCCGCAAATCTGCTCCCCATTCAGGGGCCGATCACAGTCTTCGTGGCTTTGAACACGCTGCAGGCGCTGGAAAATCTTCCCTTTGACGAGGGTGTGCAGCACGGCGCCCGGTTGTTCGACTGCCAGCCTTACTTGCCCGAGCAACGCTACCGCGAAGCGCTCTTGAGGGGCCGGATTCGTGTCGAGGATCTCGAAGCCGTCCTGCGACAGGATCTCGGATCGGACGCCGATCAGCACGTGTTCGACGACGAATCCCGCTTCGATCTCCGTCTGGCGATGCTGCGCTACGGCCTGCAGACCGCCCCGGCGGCGGAACTCCGCTGGTTCATCGGACAGACCGACGCCCTGGCGTATTTTCGGCGAGAAGTCTCCCTGCAGTCCCGCCAGGAAATGATCGACGACACGCGACGCTGGGTCATGCGCGACCTGCGCGTGGCGCTGCAGCCGGACCATGCTCCCGATCCGCATGACCGCCAGTTCCCCCGCGCAATCCTTGAGCTGATACAGCGGTTCGGCGGGTCGTCCATTGAGCTGTGGAGCGACGAAACCTGGGAAGCCTTCACGCTGCAGGCGTTGCTGCGGATCTGCCGTGGCGGCGTGCATGGCGTGCGAGGTCACTTCGAGCCGTCAGCCTGGCGCTCCCGTCCGCGGGACCTGCTGCTGGAAGCCACCGGATTCGATACGGATCTGCTGGTTCACGAGGTGTTGATCAAGTTCTGCGCCGGATTTCTCGATCAGGGAATTTCCAACTGGCCAATGCCGCACCGGGACGACGGATTCTTCCGCGCGTTCGTGGCCATGTACGGCCAGGGGGGCGGGCCGCCGGATCGGTGGCGCGAATCGCTTCCCGCCGAGTTGCAGCGGATCAAAGCGGCCGGGCTCAGCCCTCTGGAGTCGATTGCCGAGTCTCTCAAGCTGCTCGGCGTCCCCGAACCGGAATGGGCGCCCTTCATTACCAGCACGCTGCTCGCGCTGCGCGGCTGGGCCGGGATGATTCACCAGGTGGAAACGCGACCCGACCGGGTGGCGATTCCGGCCCCTCCGGGGACGCTGGTCGAGTTTCTGGCGGTCCGGCTGATCCTGGAGCGGATTGCGCTGGCCTACGCGGCCGGCAAGCATCTCAATTTTCGGGGACCGCTCAGCGAGGTGAGCGATGCCGCTCACGAGCGGATTCCCCGCCACGAACCGGTCAGTCTCGATCAGCGCGCCTTTCAAGTCTTCCAGCTCGCTCAGTTGCTCGACTGGAAGCCGAAGCATCTGCAGTCGCTGAGCAAGTCGGAATGGGCGCGGCTGGTTCCGGAGATTGAAAAATTCTCCAGCATGGAGCGCCGCCGACTGTTCAGCCGGGCCTACGAACGGCGCTACCGGCTGCGGACTCTCGACGCGATTTCAGTGCACTCGGCCGGCGGTCTACGACGTTCGTCCGGTTTGCGGTTTCAGACGATTTCATGCCTGGACGATCGCGAGGAGTCGTTTCGCAGGCATCTGGAAGAACTTGCACCCGACGTCGAAACCTTTGGCGTCGCGGGATTCTTCATGGCGCCGATGTACTACCGGGGCGTCGCCGACGCCCATTTCGTCCCTCTGTGCCCGATCGTCATGCGCCCGCAGAACTGGGTCTCCGAAGAAGCCGTCGACGCCGCCGACGGGAACTACGCGCGGCAGGTCAAAACGCGACGTCTGCTCGGCACCGCCACCCATCAACTGCACCAGGGCACGCGGACCTTTGCGGGTGGAGCGCTGCTGACGGCGGCGCTGGGACCGCTGGCTTCGATTCCGCTCGTCGCCCGCGTCCTGTTTCCTCGCATGGTGGCCCGCTTGCGGCAATCGGCCCGCCGGCTGGTCCAGCCTCCCACGACGACGCGACTGCAGCTCGAACGGACCGATCCGACGCCCGGCCCCGAAAACGGGCACGTCGGGTACAACCTCGATGAAATGGCGAACATGTCCGAGCGACTGCTGCGGGACATCGGATTGACCGTCTCGTTCGCGCGGACCGTCATCGTCATGGGGCACGGATCGGACAGCGTCAATAATCCCCACAAGGCGGCGTACGATTGCGGCGCCTGCGGCGGCTGGGCCGGCGGACCAAACGCCCGGGCAGTCGCCCAGATGCTCAACGATCGCCGAGTCCGGGAAAAGCTGCGCGATCGCGGCATCGACATTCCGCCGGAGACGGTCTTCGTCGGCAGCCTGCACGACACCTGCAACGATTCCGTCATCTATTTCGATCTCGAACGGATGCCGGAGCGGCACCGCGCCGAATTCGATGAGATCCGCGAAATCATTGAACAGACCCTCGACCGCAACGCCCACGAGCGCTGCCGGAGATTTCAGTCCGCACCGCTGTCGCTTTCGTTCGCCGAGGCGCGCCGCCATGTGGAGTCCCGCGCGGAAGACCTCGCCCAGCCGCGCCCCGAACTGGGGCATCAGTCTTTGACGATGTGCATCGTCGGGCGGCGGGAACGGACCCGCGGACTGTTTCTGGATCGCCGGGCGTTTCTGGCGTCCTACAACCCCGAGCAGGACGACGCCGAATCCTCGACGCTGACCCGCGTTCTGCTCCCGGTGTTCCCGGTCTGCTCCGGGATCATTCTCCAGTATCACTTCTCGCGAACGGATTCGCCCGGATGGGGCTCCGGCAGCAAGCTCCCCCACAACGTCACCTCGCTGCTGGGGGTGATGGACGGGGCGGCGAGCGACCTGCGCACCGGACTCCCCTGGCAGGGGGTCGAAATCCATGAGCCGATGCGACTGCTGATCGTCGTTGAGACGACGCCGGAGCGGATGACAAAAATCATGGAGCGGAATCCGAGCATCGATCAGCTCGTGCGGAACGAATGGGTCCAGCTTGCGATTCTCAATCCCGACTCGTCTCAGATTCACGTTTACAATCGCGGGAAGTACGAGCCCTACCGGCCGACCACGACGGAGCTGCCGCAGGTGACTTCGTCGGTCGACTGGTACCGCGGCTGGCGCGACCATCTCGAATTCGCAGAAATCGTTCCTTCCCCGCCAGTCTGA
- a CDS encoding proton-conducting transporter membrane subunit, with amino-acid sequence MLDQPLIPVLLGLVVVATPLLLVLVLGLSSLFDRPLQERTTGRCVQLASWIGLVASLAMLAWMLSTGARYVPIEPGNWVAIEHGHSHYHFEFKFVFDRLSVPFVILTFVLCGTIGAFGTKYLHREAGFNRFFVLYAFFLLGMVVASLAGTIETLFTGWELVGLSSTLLVAYYHERPAPVRNGLRVWCVYRVSDAALLIAAVALHHLRGEGDFSLLAGQGWPYGQAGLTSNEALFIGLLLLLAAAGKSALVPFSGWLPRAMEGPTPSSAVFYGALSVHLGAFLLLRFSPLLDLSIGLRVAVICVGLVTVVFASVTARVQTDIKSALSFASLTQVGIIVVEIGCGLRYLALAHIIGHACLRTLQFVRAPMILQDYRNMENAMGSRLPRLASTWILLLPDRGRDWLYRFALERGYLDAILTDYVVEPVLRVFRWCDRMERLWTDGLSGGSSRESDRVQPGAIGPIEETL; translated from the coding sequence ATGCTCGATCAGCCGCTGATTCCAGTTCTCCTGGGCCTGGTGGTCGTCGCGACGCCATTGCTGCTGGTCCTGGTGCTCGGTCTGTCGTCGCTGTTCGATCGACCGCTGCAGGAGCGGACGACCGGCCGCTGCGTGCAACTGGCGAGCTGGATCGGGCTGGTCGCCAGCCTGGCGATGCTGGCGTGGATGCTGTCGACCGGCGCGCGGTACGTGCCGATCGAGCCGGGGAACTGGGTGGCGATCGAACATGGACATTCTCACTACCATTTTGAATTCAAATTCGTCTTCGACCGCCTGTCGGTCCCGTTCGTCATTCTGACGTTCGTGCTTTGCGGCACCATCGGCGCCTTCGGGACCAAGTATCTGCACCGCGAGGCGGGCTTCAACCGGTTTTTCGTGCTGTACGCCTTCTTTCTGCTCGGAATGGTGGTCGCTTCGCTGGCGGGGACGATTGAAACGCTCTTCACCGGGTGGGAACTCGTGGGACTTTCTTCCACGCTGCTGGTCGCCTACTACCACGAACGCCCGGCGCCGGTCCGGAACGGATTGCGGGTCTGGTGCGTCTATCGCGTTTCGGATGCGGCGCTGCTGATCGCCGCGGTGGCGCTCCATCACCTGCGCGGCGAGGGAGACTTTTCGCTCCTCGCCGGCCAGGGCTGGCCCTACGGGCAGGCGGGGCTCACCAGCAACGAAGCGCTGTTTATCGGCTTGCTGCTGCTGCTGGCGGCCGCGGGAAAGTCCGCGCTCGTCCCGTTTTCGGGCTGGTTGCCGCGGGCGATGGAAGGTCCCACCCCGTCCAGCGCCGTGTTCTACGGAGCACTTTCGGTGCATCTGGGCGCCTTCCTCCTCCTGCGCTTCAGCCCGCTGCTGGATCTGTCGATCGGGCTGCGGGTGGCGGTGATCTGCGTCGGCCTGGTGACGGTCGTCTTTGCGTCGGTGACAGCCCGCGTGCAGACCGATATCAAGAGCGCCCTGTCGTTCGCCTCGCTGACCCAGGTCGGCATCATCGTCGTCGAAATCGGCTGCGGGCTGCGGTACCTCGCGCTGGCGCACATCATCGGACATGCCTGCCTGCGGACGCTGCAGTTCGTCCGGGCTCCGATGATTCTGCAGGACTACCGGAACATGGAAAACGCGATGGGCAGCCGCCTGCCGCGGCTGGCCAGCACCTGGATCCTGCTGCTCCCCGATCGCGGCCGGGACTGGCTCTATCGCTTCGCGCTCGAACGCGGCTACCTGGACGCCATTCTGACCGACTACGTCGTCGAACCCGTCCTGCGCGTGTTTCGCTGGTGCGACCGGATGGAACGACTCTGGACGGACGGACTGTCCGGCGGCAGCTCCCGGGAATCGGATCGCGTACAGCCGGGCGCCATCGGCCCGATTGAGGAGACCCTGTGA
- a CDS encoding proton-conducting transporter membrane subunit → MNHLHFAWLEAAILLPLAGALAVFRMRNPIQARQTSVLFSGLAAICSIGAWQDFFTLHAEVANDRWDLVSQICGARYLVIDEFSAPLLPLVALLYFLTILATLSTKLKRFSFAWTLVSESIALATFSTSEPRLLIVLLALAAIPPYFELRWRGKPTTVYALHMALFVGLLMLGWHFIESEGATSREHSLMALLPLLLAMLIRNGMAPFHCWMTDLFEHATFGTALLYATPLVGAYATVRLVLPVAPDWILRSMGLIAIFTAVYCSGMALIQREARRFYTYLFLSHSAQVLVGLEAATSLGLAGGLSVWLSVSLSLGGFGLTLRALEARRGRLSLAEYQGLYEHAPALAVFFILTGLASVGFPGTFGFVGTELLIDGAVAAYPFIGMAVVLAAALNGIAFVQAYFKLFTGTSYTSSVPLKIGSRERFAVLSLAALILGGGIFPQPGVASRHHAAVHILDHRYNRSGTPHEGVHQEHEAADPRNSTPLAH, encoded by the coding sequence GTGAATCATCTCCATTTCGCCTGGCTGGAAGCCGCGATCTTATTGCCGCTCGCAGGGGCGCTGGCTGTGTTTCGGATGCGCAATCCGATTCAGGCCCGCCAGACGAGCGTGCTGTTCTCCGGGCTGGCGGCCATCTGCAGCATCGGGGCGTGGCAGGACTTCTTCACGCTCCACGCCGAGGTGGCCAATGACCGCTGGGATCTCGTTTCGCAGATCTGCGGCGCCCGCTACCTGGTCATCGACGAATTCAGCGCTCCGCTCCTTCCGCTGGTGGCTCTGCTCTACTTTCTGACGATCCTGGCGACGCTCAGCACCAAACTCAAACGGTTCAGCTTCGCCTGGACCCTGGTGTCCGAGTCGATCGCGCTGGCCACCTTCAGCACGTCCGAACCCCGCCTGCTGATCGTGCTGCTGGCGCTGGCGGCCATCCCCCCCTACTTCGAACTGAGATGGCGCGGCAAGCCCACGACGGTCTACGCGCTGCATATGGCCCTGTTCGTGGGGCTGCTGATGCTCGGCTGGCACTTCATCGAGTCCGAAGGGGCCACGTCCCGAGAGCATTCCCTGATGGCTCTCCTGCCGCTGTTGCTCGCCATGCTGATCCGGAACGGCATGGCCCCGTTTCACTGCTGGATGACCGATCTCTTCGAACACGCCACCTTCGGAACCGCGCTGCTCTACGCCACGCCCCTCGTCGGCGCCTACGCCACCGTCCGACTCGTCCTGCCAGTCGCCCCCGACTGGATCCTCCGCTCCATGGGCCTCATCGCCATCTTCACCGCGGTCTACTGTTCCGGCATGGCGCTGATCCAGCGCGAAGCCCGCCGGTTCTACACCTACCTGTTCCTCAGCCACTCCGCGCAGGTCCTCGTCGGGCTGGAGGCGGCGACCAGCCTCGGACTCGCCGGCGGCCTCAGCGTCTGGCTCTCCGTCAGCCTCTCGCTGGGGGGCTTCGGCCTCACGCTGCGCGCCCTGGAGGCCCGTCGCGGCCGCCTGTCGCTGGCGGAGTATCAAGGACTCTACGAACACGCGCCCGCCCTGGCGGTCTTCTTCATTCTGACGGGTCTGGCCAGCGTCGGCTTCCCCGGAACCTTCGGGTTCGTCGGCACCGAACTGCTGATCGACGGCGCCGTCGCCGCCTATCCCTTCATCGGCATGGCCGTCGTCCTCGCCGCCGCGCTGAACGGAATCGCCTTCGTCCAGGCCTACTTCAAACTGTTCACGGGGACTTCTTACACATCGTCCGTGCCGCTGAAGATCGGCAGTCGCGAAAGGTTTGCGGTGCTGAGCCTCGCGGCGCTGATCCTGGGAGGCGGCATCTTCCCCCAGCCGGGAGTCGCCTCGCGCCACCACGCGGCAGTTCACATTCTGGACCACCGCTACAACCGGTCCGGAACGCCGCACGAAGGCGTGCATCAGGAGCACGAAGCGGCCGATCCGCGGAACTCGACCCCGCTCGCCCATTGA
- a CDS encoding FkbM family methyltransferase, protein MLRKFAELINREVVIRRTLPQRVGGGAIFVSPDSALSYWKRDLETTFSSLFDWVEAAVSEGDVVWDIGANVGAFAFAAAGKAGQTGRVLAVEPDVFLVGLLQRTARLELPLRAPVEVLPLATGAEIDVARFCIAERGRSSNHLKSSAGGAETGGVRFESLVPMVTLDWLAQRFPAPNVLKIDVEGAEVDVLRGGLELLKTASPTVVCEVFADHIEAVTQLLKSCGYHFFDADNLADGEISCASYNTLAVRDVSSVHAAQANRRRAA, encoded by the coding sequence ATGCTTCGGAAGTTTGCCGAGCTGATCAACCGCGAAGTCGTCATTCGGCGAACTCTCCCGCAGCGAGTCGGCGGCGGGGCCATTTTCGTATCTCCCGATTCAGCGCTGTCGTACTGGAAGCGCGATCTGGAAACGACGTTCTCGTCGCTGTTCGACTGGGTCGAGGCCGCAGTCTCGGAAGGAGACGTGGTGTGGGACATCGGCGCCAACGTGGGAGCGTTCGCCTTCGCCGCTGCTGGAAAGGCCGGACAGACCGGGCGAGTTCTAGCGGTCGAACCGGATGTTTTCCTGGTCGGGCTGCTGCAGCGAACCGCAAGGCTGGAACTGCCTTTGCGGGCTCCCGTCGAAGTGTTGCCGCTGGCAACGGGCGCCGAAATCGACGTTGCCCGATTCTGCATTGCAGAGCGGGGGAGGAGCAGCAACCATCTGAAGAGTTCTGCGGGAGGCGCAGAGACCGGCGGCGTCCGCTTCGAATCCCTGGTTCCGATGGTTACGCTCGACTGGCTGGCTCAGCGATTCCCGGCGCCAAACGTTCTAAAAATTGACGTGGAAGGAGCGGAAGTCGACGTCCTCCGAGGCGGCCTTGAGCTCCTGAAGACCGCAAGCCCCACAGTGGTGTGCGAAGTCTTCGCAGATCACATCGAGGCCGTCACTCAACTGCTGAAGTCGTGCGGATACCACTTCTTCGACGCAGACAATCTGGCGGACGGCGAGATCTCGTGCGCATCATACAATACGCTGGCAGTACGTGATGTTTCGTCGGTCCATGCGGCTCAAGCGAATCGCCGCCGAGCTGCGTGA
- a CDS encoding O-antigen ligase family protein — protein sequence MVRRRPVIRTAGATSPRRWGIREKWQWTTLILLALLPLIPTLDSPVSIVFGLSFGVLILKNLRTRPRYRTTPASTYLLAAFYFLSLISLITATGQGTEFAVWLRGLIPFLFLTSYTCLQGFGSLDDLQDALDGIQLAACIWAAKILVVCGPALIDVMTGQLGRLTYASADTLIPFGLIGYLVALTNPSPRFSRFRWPLLGLFAVLVVTCAYRSHLILCALVTLAYLYRSGSIVLMRVVLAAAFAAFLAAVFAGDTVLALWSKIWIRFEIAINASDMGARGGEIQYAWGAFLKSPIWGNGLGHQVPVEVVHSNLNAADLEIERESAGYIHNVVLYMLMDLGVPGLLAYSLFVLVPICRALKSLHRHDPVHDIQFSAMSTAACLLIYTTCQAAFRLVQFNVVLGLLVAIVCVSEKLQGRPRK from the coding sequence GTGGTCCGTCGTCGCCCTGTCATCCGTACCGCCGGCGCTACGAGTCCGCGGCGCTGGGGGATTCGAGAGAAATGGCAGTGGACGACGCTGATTCTGCTGGCGCTGTTGCCGCTGATTCCTACCCTGGATAGTCCTGTCTCGATCGTGTTCGGGCTGTCGTTCGGCGTCCTGATCCTGAAGAATCTTCGCACCCGACCGAGGTACCGAACGACGCCGGCCAGCACGTATCTCCTGGCCGCGTTCTATTTTCTCTCGCTGATCTCACTGATCACGGCGACCGGCCAAGGGACGGAATTCGCCGTCTGGCTCCGCGGCTTGATCCCCTTTTTATTCTTAACCTCTTATACATGTCTTCAGGGCTTTGGCTCGCTCGATGATCTGCAGGACGCACTTGACGGAATTCAGTTGGCGGCCTGCATCTGGGCGGCGAAAATCCTCGTCGTGTGCGGTCCGGCGCTGATCGACGTGATGACCGGTCAACTGGGGCGTCTGACTTACGCGTCCGCCGACACGCTGATACCGTTCGGACTGATTGGCTATCTGGTGGCGCTGACCAACCCCTCACCGCGCTTCTCCCGCTTCCGCTGGCCCCTGCTCGGACTCTTTGCCGTACTCGTTGTCACATGCGCGTACCGCAGTCACCTGATTCTCTGCGCCCTGGTCACGCTCGCATATCTCTACCGATCCGGGTCAATCGTGCTCATGCGAGTCGTCCTGGCGGCAGCATTCGCGGCGTTTCTGGCCGCAGTGTTCGCAGGTGACACCGTGCTGGCGCTGTGGAGCAAGATCTGGATTCGGTTTGAGATTGCGATCAACGCCAGCGACATGGGCGCACGGGGAGGAGAGATCCAGTATGCGTGGGGCGCGTTCCTGAAGTCTCCAATTTGGGGCAACGGCCTGGGGCATCAGGTCCCCGTTGAAGTTGTGCATAGCAATCTGAATGCGGCCGACCTCGAGATCGAACGCGAATCCGCTGGATATATTCACAACGTTGTCTTGTACATGCTGATGGATCTGGGCGTGCCCGGCCTGCTGGCCTATTCGCTGTTCGTCCTCGTGCCGATCTGCCGCGCCCTGAAATCGCTTCATCGACATGACCCGGTCCACGATATCCAGTTTTCTGCCATGTCAACTGCGGCCTGTCTGTTGATATACACAACATGCCAGGCTGCGTTTCGACTGGTCCAGTTCAACGTCGTGCTGGGGCTCCTGGTAGCGATCGTCTGCGTCTCCGAAAAGCTGCAGGGGCGCCCCCGGAAATGA
- a CDS encoding glycosyltransferase family 2 protein, translating to MSISVIILTFNEERNIGTAIDSVAGWADEIFVVDSYSTDRTVDIALSRSESGVKVVQHTFKNYSDQWKWALRTLPLTGEWTMKLDADERLTSVLRDEISSRLLDGPSENQGAYVRWKMMFLGKPINWGGVSRHHHLRLWRTGAATFEDREVNEHAIVQGKTVFLNAQLEHHDYKSLTLWLSKHNRYSSMEAACRFQGNVTGGVTPRLFGTPEELRMWVRCLSLRLPMWPLIHFMLHYVFRLGFLDGRMGFRFWFLRSAFVYWIGLKLLETRLTGQLPEVDWPPRGAAHPLIAQSAFQRQCDDRSASDPPARAA from the coding sequence GTGTCCATCAGCGTCATCATTCTGACGTTCAATGAAGAACGAAATATCGGAACCGCCATCGATTCCGTGGCAGGCTGGGCGGACGAAATCTTTGTTGTGGACTCGTACTCCACGGATCGAACTGTCGACATTGCTCTGTCGCGATCCGAGAGCGGAGTGAAGGTCGTGCAGCATACTTTCAAGAACTACTCGGATCAGTGGAAGTGGGCTCTGCGAACGCTCCCCTTGACCGGCGAGTGGACGATGAAGCTCGACGCTGATGAACGATTGACGTCCGTCCTCCGTGACGAAATCTCCTCCAGGCTCCTTGATGGTCCGTCGGAAAACCAGGGGGCTTATGTCCGCTGGAAAATGATGTTCCTTGGCAAGCCGATCAACTGGGGAGGAGTCTCGCGACACCACCACCTTCGCCTCTGGCGCACCGGCGCAGCAACGTTTGAGGATCGCGAAGTCAACGAACACGCCATCGTTCAGGGCAAGACGGTCTTTCTGAATGCGCAGCTCGAACATCACGACTATAAATCCCTCACGCTCTGGTTGAGCAAACACAATCGCTATTCCTCCATGGAGGCGGCCTGTCGATTCCAGGGCAACGTGACTGGAGGAGTCACGCCGCGCCTGTTCGGCACTCCCGAAGAACTGCGGATGTGGGTTCGCTGCCTGTCACTCCGTCTGCCGATGTGGCCGCTGATCCATTTCATGTTGCACTATGTCTTCCGACTCGGGTTCCTGGATGGCCGGATGGGGTTTCGCTTCTGGTTCCTGCGATCGGCTTTCGTGTACTGGATCGGCCTGAAGCTGCTGGAAACCCGGTTGACCGGGCAGTTGCCGGAGGTCGACTGGCCTCCGCGCGGAGCCGCTCATCCCCTGATTGCTCAAAGCGCCTTCCAGCGGCAATGCGATGATCGATCCGCCTCGGATCCGCCCGCGCGGGCCGCTTAG
- a CDS encoding phenylacetate--CoA ligase family protein produces MPDSLWESAYYRLPVFLQNAIFSAYGFKLARSRYSRHFYAELERLKRTEWWSAAEIADHQNRMVASIVRHAYETVPFYRRWYDEHGVDIRRIATVDDLQRLPILTKQLVKDHQAELVSTAFPRRSLILQTTSGTTGTPLTIMRTSDGIAQQWAIWWRHKARFGLTNLDRHLCFGVRVPVRHDQNRPPYWRTDYVNRRVYLSAYHVSRQTVQDVANYLNRETFQFFTGYPSAMYALANLMEDAGLRLYNRPKHIVCGSDALLPRQEAVISRVFGAPVTDQYGVTEYAGNMSKCELGRYHVDVEVCHVGTQVEPDAGHQKLLLTGWGNPAMPFIRYEIGDYGTRLEGPCACGRQSPCFVSIDGRTYDCVVTPDGRRISGMAKVMEYATHVREMQIYQNSRQSVEFRIVPLQGYGEADRDALAREFRHRAGHEIELRFVEVEHVDRSRSGKQRAVISEIPGE; encoded by the coding sequence ATGCCAGACTCACTGTGGGAATCTGCGTACTATCGTCTGCCGGTGTTTCTGCAGAATGCGATCTTCTCCGCCTATGGTTTCAAGCTGGCTCGAAGTCGGTACAGCCGGCACTTCTACGCGGAGCTGGAGCGGCTGAAGCGAACGGAGTGGTGGTCTGCGGCGGAGATCGCAGACCATCAGAATCGCATGGTGGCGTCGATTGTCCGACACGCTTATGAGACCGTTCCGTTTTATCGGCGTTGGTATGACGAGCACGGAGTCGACATCCGCCGGATCGCCACTGTCGATGATCTGCAACGGCTCCCGATCCTGACGAAACAGCTCGTCAAGGACCATCAGGCAGAGCTGGTCTCAACGGCATTCCCCCGCCGCTCGCTGATTCTTCAGACCACGAGCGGTACGACGGGAACCCCGCTGACGATCATGCGGACGTCGGATGGCATCGCACAGCAGTGGGCGATCTGGTGGCGGCATAAGGCTCGTTTCGGCCTGACGAATCTGGATCGGCATTTGTGTTTCGGCGTGCGAGTTCCGGTTCGCCACGATCAAAACCGACCGCCCTATTGGCGGACGGACTACGTGAATCGCCGCGTCTACCTGAGCGCATATCACGTCTCGCGGCAGACCGTCCAAGATGTCGCGAATTACTTGAACCGTGAGACTTTTCAATTCTTTACAGGCTATCCGTCGGCGATGTACGCACTGGCGAATCTGATGGAAGACGCCGGCCTGCGGCTTTACAACCGTCCGAAACACATCGTGTGCGGATCCGACGCGCTGCTACCCAGGCAGGAGGCGGTCATCAGTCGCGTGTTTGGTGCTCCGGTGACAGATCAGTACGGCGTCACCGAGTATGCGGGAAATATGTCCAAGTGCGAACTGGGCAGATACCATGTCGACGTCGAAGTCTGCCATGTAGGGACGCAAGTGGAGCCCGACGCCGGCCATCAGAAGCTGCTGCTGACCGGTTGGGGAAATCCGGCGATGCCCTTTATCCGCTACGAGATCGGCGATTACGGCACGCGTCTGGAGGGACCGTGCGCATGCGGGCGCCAGTCGCCGTGCTTCGTGAGTATTGATGGGCGAACTTACGACTGCGTCGTGACGCCAGATGGCCGCAGAATCAGCGGAATGGCAAAGGTGATGGAGTACGCAACCCACGTGCGGGAAATGCAGATCTATCAAAACTCGAGGCAGTCCGTTGAGTTTCGCATTGTCCCCCTGCAAGGCTATGGCGAAGCCGACCGCGATGCTTTGGCCCGCGAATTCCGACATCGAGCCGGACACGAAATTGAGCTCCGCTTTGTGGAGGTGGAACACGTGGACCGCTCCCGGTCCGGCAAGCAGCGGGCGGTCATCTCCGAGATCCCGGGGGAATAG